From one Phocoena sinus isolate mPhoSin1 chromosome 6, mPhoSin1.pri, whole genome shotgun sequence genomic stretch:
- the SAP30 gene encoding histone deacetylase complex subunit SAP30, with protein MNGFTPEDMSRGGDAAAAVAAVVAAAAAAAAASAGNGAGAGAGAEVPGAGGVSAAGPPGAAGPGPGQLCCLREDGERCGRAAGNASFSKRIQKSISQKKVKIELDKSARHLYICDYHKNLIQSVRNRRKRKGSDDDGGDSPVQDIDTPEVDLYQLQVNTLRRYKRHFKLPTRPGLNKAQLVEIVGCHFRSIPVNEKDTLTYFIYSVKNDKNKSDLKVDSGVH; from the exons ATGAACGGCTTCACGCCCGAAGACATGAGCCGCGGCGGGGACGCGGCCGCCGCCGTGGCCGCCGTGgtcgctgctgctgccgccgccgccgccgcctcggccGGGAACGGGGCCGGAGCGGGCGCCGGGGCCGAGGTGCCGGGCGCCGGTGGGGTCTCGGCAGCGGGGCCCCCGGGAGCGGCCGGGCCGGGCCCGGGGCAGCTGTGCTGTCTGCGCGAGGACGGCGAGCGGTGCGGCCGGGCGGCGGGCAACGCCAGCTTCAGCAAGAGGATCCAGAAGAGCATCTCCCAGAAGAAGGTGAAGATCGAGCTGGATAAGAGC GCAAGGCATCTTTACATTTGTGATTATCATAAAAACTTAATTCAGAGCGTTcgaaacagaagaaagagaaaagggagtgaTGATGATGGAGGAGATTCACCTGTTCAAGATATTGATACTCCAGAG GTTGATTTATACCAATTACAGGTGAATACACTTAGGAGATACAAAAGACACTTCAAACTCCCAACCAGACCAGGACTTAATAAAGCACAGCTGGTGGAG atagTTGGTTGCCACTTTAGGTCAATTCCAGTGAATGAAAAAGACACCTTAACATATTTCATCTACTCAGTGAAGAATGACAAGAACAAGTCAGATCTCAAGGTTGATAGTGGTGTTCACTAG